In the genome of Dickeya fangzhongdai, one region contains:
- a CDS encoding ABC transporter permease: protein MVKYIFHRLLVALAVLFTVAAVSFSLLHLSGDLATAIAGPDATAETIAQIRVQNGLDKPLLSQFSSWMWSAMHLDFGRSFYFENTVMELVGQRMPVTLKLGGVSLLLALTVAIPLGVLAAVFRDTWVDRLAMLVSVLGQAMPNFWFALVLILIFAVGLKWLPVAGNASWQNFVLPAVALGYYAMPSLMRLTRSGMLDVLGSDYIRTARAKGLSAFKVVVKHGLRNAIIPVVALATVELGFMLGGSVVIESVFSLQGLGQLAWDSISRNDFPVVQAIVLIIAVFYIGLTFLADVLNAALDPRLRSK, encoded by the coding sequence ATGGTGAAGTACATTTTTCATCGGTTACTGGTGGCGCTGGCGGTGCTGTTCACCGTGGCGGCGGTCAGCTTTTCGCTGCTGCACCTGTCCGGCGATCTGGCGACCGCCATCGCCGGGCCGGACGCCACCGCGGAAACCATCGCCCAGATCCGGGTGCAGAACGGGCTGGATAAGCCGCTGCTGAGCCAGTTTTCCAGCTGGATGTGGTCGGCGATGCATCTGGATTTCGGCCGCTCGTTCTACTTTGAAAACACGGTGATGGAGCTGGTCGGCCAGCGGATGCCGGTCACCCTCAAGCTGGGCGGCGTATCGCTGCTGCTGGCGCTGACGGTGGCGATCCCGCTCGGGGTGCTGGCGGCGGTGTTCCGCGACACCTGGGTCGATCGCCTTGCCATGCTGGTGTCGGTGCTCGGTCAGGCGATGCCTAATTTCTGGTTCGCGCTGGTGCTGATTCTTATCTTCGCCGTCGGGCTGAAATGGCTGCCGGTGGCGGGCAACGCCAGCTGGCAGAACTTCGTGCTGCCGGCGGTGGCGCTCGGCTACTACGCCATGCCGTCGCTGATGCGCCTGACCCGCTCCGGCATGCTGGACGTGCTCGGCTCCGATTACATCCGTACCGCGCGCGCCAAAGGGTTGAGCGCCTTTAAGGTGGTGGTCAAACACGGCCTGCGCAACGCCATTATTCCGGTAGTGGCGCTGGCGACGGTGGAACTGGGGTTCATGCTCGGCGGCTCGGTGGTGATCGAATCGGTGTTTTCGTTGCAGGGGCTGGGGCAACTGGCGTGGGACTCCATCTCGCGTAACGACTTTCCGGTAGTACAGGCCATCGTATTGATTATCGCCGTGTTTTATATCGGGCTGACGTTTCTGGCGGATGTGCTTAACGCCGCGCTGGATCCACGACTGCGCAGCAAATAA
- a CDS encoding ABC transporter permease encodes MKTAMARLAVMMKTAPQPGLLPEPGPWRRWQRKVLGHHGMTLGLVILGAIVLLAVLAPFISPHDPYAQEVSRRLIPPVWHEKGSWEHWLGTDKLGRDYLSRLLYGARVSLTIGLVSVMLAGTIGIALGVLAGYFGGRVDAAVSYFLTVRLSMPVILVALALASLVGGSVKVVIMLLGLLLWDRFLIVSRSVTRQLREAEFIAAARTLGASSLFIMLREILPNLLGPLTVVATLEIAHAILLEATLSFLGLGVQPPMPSWGLMVAEGKAYMFFQPWVIVIPGVVLALLVLSINLVGDGLRDITALDGRA; translated from the coding sequence ATGAAAACTGCAATGGCACGACTGGCCGTGATGATGAAAACCGCTCCGCAGCCGGGCCTGCTGCCGGAACCTGGGCCGTGGCGGCGCTGGCAGCGCAAGGTGCTGGGTCACCACGGCATGACGCTGGGGCTGGTGATTCTGGGGGCGATCGTGCTGCTGGCGGTGCTGGCGCCGTTCATCAGCCCGCACGACCCTTACGCGCAGGAGGTCAGCCGCCGGTTGATCCCGCCGGTGTGGCATGAAAAGGGCAGTTGGGAACATTGGCTCGGCACCGACAAGCTGGGGCGGGATTACTTAAGCCGCCTGCTGTACGGCGCGCGGGTGTCGCTGACCATCGGGCTGGTGTCGGTCATGCTGGCGGGCACCATCGGCATTGCGCTCGGGGTGCTGGCGGGCTATTTCGGCGGCCGGGTGGACGCGGCGGTGAGCTATTTCCTCACCGTGCGCCTGTCGATGCCGGTGATTCTGGTGGCGCTGGCGCTGGCCTCGCTGGTGGGCGGTTCGGTCAAGGTGGTGATCATGCTGCTGGGCCTGCTGCTGTGGGACCGCTTTCTGATCGTCTCCCGCTCGGTGACGCGCCAGTTGCGCGAGGCGGAATTTATCGCCGCCGCCCGCACGCTCGGCGCCTCGTCGCTGTTCATCATGCTGCGCGAGATTCTGCCCAACCTGCTGGGGCCGCTCACCGTGGTGGCGACGCTGGAGATCGCCCACGCCATTTTGCTGGAGGCGACGCTGTCGTTCCTCGGCCTCGGGGTACAGCCGCCGATGCCGTCCTGGGGACTGATGGTGGCGGAAGGCAAAGCCTACATGTTCTTCCAACCGTGGGTGATTGTGATTCCAGGCGTGGTGCTGGCGCTGCTGGTGCTGAGCATCAATCTGGTGGGTGACGGCCTGCGCGATATTACCGCGCTGGACGGGCGTGCGTAA
- a CDS encoding ABC transporter ATP-binding protein yields MHSAVKTNPSASRSDEVVLEVKNLRVDLTTPRGTLHAVRGIDFSVRRGEMLCLVGESGCGKSMTSLALMDLLPRNAVRTADTLRFRDTDLLSLRPRERTALRGNQMAMIFQEPMTSLNPSFTLGDQLCETLLAHRKVSKAEARERAVYLMDRVGIPMAAERLRQYPHQLSGGLRQRIMIAMALMCGPELIIADEPTTALDVTIQAQILRMLRELQQEFGTAVIFITHDLGVVARIADRVAVMYAGQVVETAPVMELFHQPCHPYTRGLLECIPVAGRTVPGEPLHAIPGVVPSLIGPQHGCAFRNRCSQCRDRCAQETPYVPVTEQHAVRCVDALMTEEPV; encoded by the coding sequence ATGCATTCTGCTGTTAAGACAAACCCGTCGGCCAGTCGCTCGGACGAGGTGGTGCTGGAAGTGAAGAACCTGCGGGTCGATCTGACGACGCCGCGCGGCACGTTGCACGCGGTGCGCGGCATCGATTTTTCGGTACGGCGCGGCGAAATGCTGTGCCTGGTGGGGGAGTCGGGCTGCGGCAAGTCGATGACCTCGCTGGCGCTGATGGACCTGCTGCCGCGCAACGCGGTGCGCACCGCCGATACGCTGCGTTTTCGGGATACCGACCTGCTGTCGCTGCGCCCGCGTGAACGGACGGCGCTGCGCGGCAACCAGATGGCGATGATCTTTCAGGAGCCGATGACCTCGCTCAACCCGTCGTTCACGCTGGGGGACCAACTGTGCGAAACCCTGCTGGCGCACCGCAAGGTCTCTAAAGCCGAGGCGCGCGAACGGGCGGTGTACCTGATGGATCGCGTCGGCATCCCGATGGCGGCGGAGCGGCTGCGGCAGTACCCGCATCAGCTCTCCGGCGGCCTGCGCCAGCGCATCATGATCGCCATGGCGCTGATGTGCGGCCCGGAACTGATCATCGCCGACGAACCGACGACTGCGCTGGACGTCACCATTCAGGCGCAGATCCTGCGGATGCTGCGTGAACTGCAACAGGAGTTCGGCACCGCGGTTATCTTCATTACTCACGATCTGGGCGTGGTGGCGCGCATCGCCGACCGGGTGGCGGTGATGTACGCCGGGCAGGTGGTGGAAACCGCGCCGGTGATGGAGCTGTTTCATCAGCCGTGTCACCCCTATACCCGCGGGCTGCTGGAATGCATTCCGGTAGCCGGGCGCACCGTGCCGGGTGAGCCGCTACACGCCATTCCCGGCGTGGTGCCGAGCCTGATCGGCCCGCAGCACGGCTGCGCGTTTCGCAACCGTTGCAGCCAGTGCCGCGATCGCTGCGCGCAGGAAACGCCCTACGTGCCGGTGACTGAGCAGCACGCGGTGCGCTGTGTCGATGCGCTGATGACGGAGGAGCCGGTATGA
- a CDS encoding ATP-binding cassette domain-containing protein, producing the protein MSQMAEERGRPLPHIPGNDDIALELCALSRVFRLNRGLFSRPGEIRAVDNVSLRIRRGETLGLVGESGCGKSTLAKMLLGLLPPTSGNVLIEGREIDAGDRRELASRIQPIFQDPYSSLNPRRTVADIVEVALRLHDIGTPAERKQRVREMLDVVGMPERTHGQYPGQLSGGQRQRVAIARALILQPEILICDEPTSALDVSVQAQILNLLLTLKKEFGLTYLFISHNLSVVEHLVDHVAVMSKGTIVEQGTREQVFGAPQHPYTRALLASVLTPEPGLGIPDIGAA; encoded by the coding sequence ATGAGCCAGATGGCGGAAGAACGCGGTCGCCCGCTGCCGCACATCCCAGGCAACGACGACATCGCGCTGGAACTGTGCGCGTTAAGCCGGGTGTTTCGCCTTAATCGCGGGCTGTTCTCACGGCCCGGCGAGATCCGCGCGGTGGACAATGTATCGCTGCGCATTCGCCGGGGCGAGACGCTGGGGCTGGTGGGCGAGTCCGGCTGCGGCAAGAGCACGCTGGCGAAAATGCTGCTCGGCCTGCTGCCGCCGACCTCCGGCAACGTGTTGATCGAAGGGCGCGAGATCGACGCCGGCGATCGCCGCGAGCTGGCGTCGCGCATCCAGCCGATCTTTCAGGATCCTTATTCCTCGCTCAATCCGCGCCGCACGGTGGCGGATATCGTAGAGGTGGCGCTGCGGCTGCACGACATCGGCACGCCGGCGGAGCGCAAACAACGGGTGCGCGAGATGCTGGACGTGGTCGGGATGCCGGAACGTACCCACGGCCAGTATCCCGGGCAGCTCTCCGGCGGTCAGCGCCAGCGGGTGGCGATCGCCCGTGCGCTGATCCTGCAGCCGGAGATTCTGATTTGCGACGAGCCGACTTCCGCGCTGGATGTGTCGGTGCAGGCGCAGATCCTCAACCTGCTGCTGACGCTGAAAAAAGAGTTCGGTCTGACCTACCTGTTCATCAGCCACAACCTGTCGGTGGTGGAACATCTGGTGGATCACGTGGCGGTGATGAGCAAAGGCACGATTGTGGAGCAGGGCACCCGCGAGCAGGTATTCGGCGCGCCGCAGCATCCTTATACCCGCGCGCTGCTGGCGTCGGTACTGACGCCGGAGCCGGGGCTGGGCATTCCGGATATTGGGGCGGCGTAA
- a CDS encoding M20 family metallopeptidase: MTREEMMQAAAAYFESGAFRDTLARRVACQTESQNADRAPALMAYLTDEMIPLLQEMGFECRIVPNPVADRGPFLLARRIEPDAALTVLSYGHGDVVMGDASRWRSGLSPWELTPDGNHWYGRGTADNKGQHTINLAALALVLEARGGRLGYNVKLILEMGEECGSPGLEAVCQQYRDWLAADLFIASDGPRVSADRPTLFLGSRGVFNFGLQLTLRDGAHHSGNWGGLLSNPGIRLAHAIGCLVDANGRILVLELLPPPLSASIRSALSDLALGGAPGDPAIDPHWGEPGLNAAEKVYGWNTLDVLAFVTGNPDKPEHAIPPSARAQCHMRYVPGSDVDNFAVHIRRRLDACGFEDVAIVKPDNCFEATRIDPDDLWVRWGVDSIERSVGKQAAVLPNFGGGLPNACFLRTLGLPTLWVPHSYPACSQHAPNEHLLADVAREALQIMTGLFWDLAEEGSKVKQLRDQQVMS, from the coding sequence ATGACACGTGAAGAGATGATGCAGGCCGCGGCGGCGTATTTCGAATCCGGCGCATTTCGCGACACTCTGGCGCGCCGGGTGGCCTGCCAGACCGAAAGTCAGAACGCGGATCGCGCGCCGGCGCTGATGGCCTACCTGACCGACGAGATGATTCCGTTACTGCAGGAAATGGGGTTCGAGTGCCGGATTGTTCCCAACCCAGTGGCGGACCGTGGGCCATTCCTGCTGGCGCGGCGCATTGAACCGGACGCGGCGCTGACGGTGCTGAGCTACGGTCACGGCGATGTGGTGATGGGGGACGCGTCGCGCTGGCGCAGCGGGCTGTCGCCGTGGGAACTGACGCCGGACGGCAACCACTGGTACGGGCGCGGCACTGCCGACAACAAAGGCCAGCACACCATCAATCTGGCGGCGCTGGCGCTGGTGCTGGAGGCGCGCGGCGGCCGGCTGGGCTACAACGTGAAGCTGATTCTGGAAATGGGCGAAGAGTGCGGTTCTCCCGGCCTGGAGGCGGTGTGCCAGCAATACCGCGACTGGCTGGCGGCGGATCTGTTTATCGCCTCGGACGGCCCGCGCGTATCCGCCGACCGGCCGACGTTATTTCTCGGTTCGCGCGGGGTGTTCAACTTCGGCCTGCAACTGACGCTGCGCGACGGCGCGCACCATTCCGGCAACTGGGGCGGGTTGTTAAGCAATCCCGGTATCCGGCTGGCGCACGCCATCGGCTGTCTGGTGGACGCCAACGGCCGTATTCTGGTGCTGGAATTACTGCCGCCGCCGCTGTCGGCGTCGATCCGCAGCGCGTTATCGGATCTGGCTCTTGGCGGCGCGCCGGGCGACCCGGCTATCGATCCGCACTGGGGCGAGCCGGGGTTGAACGCGGCGGAAAAGGTGTACGGCTGGAACACGCTGGATGTGCTGGCGTTCGTTACCGGCAATCCGGACAAACCGGAACACGCCATTCCGCCCAGCGCCCGCGCGCAATGCCATATGCGCTACGTGCCGGGCAGCGATGTCGATAATTTTGCCGTGCATATTCGCCGCCGTCTTGATGCCTGCGGGTTCGAGGATGTGGCGATCGTCAAACCGGATAACTGTTTCGAAGCCACCCGCATCGACCCGGACGACCTCTGGGTGCGCTGGGGCGTGGATTCTATCGAACGCTCGGTCGGCAAGCAGGCGGCGGTGCTGCCCAACTTCGGCGGCGGCCTGCCCAACGCCTGCTTCCTGCGCACGCTCGGCCTGCCGACGTTGTGGGTGCCGCACTCCTATCCCGCCTGCTCCCAGCACGCTCCCAACGAGCACCTGCTGGCGGACGTGGCGCGCGAAGCGCTGCAAATCATGACCGGCCTATTTTGGGATCTGGCGGAAGAGGGCAGCAAGGTGAAGCAGTTAAGAGATCAACAGGTAATGTCGTAA
- a CDS encoding LysR family transcriptional regulator: protein MHNSEIRYFMAVVNTGSISAASQQLFVAVSAISRQIQRLETRLGMPLFERSTRGMILNDAGHILANHVRRSMADMELAMAEIEGMKSARQTTLRVVCTDGLALNLLPALMSRFREQHPRVNFYLTVGSARQVPELLRNGECDVAIKFSLAPEHGVEVLASFPAPVLVFMAADHPLANRDFQLADLNAWPVVLPDQSATIRQLFDLSCRMNNVFIEPVFTCNHFSSLYEYVRNTPAAVSVCSHFSILCSARRDGLTMKAVNLDQLSQRTLQLQTEMGKPRTAILNSFFTFLKQALQQYDLQCRQDFGLPLR, encoded by the coding sequence ATGCACAATAGCGAAATTCGTTACTTCATGGCGGTGGTGAATACCGGCTCCATCAGCGCCGCCAGTCAGCAGCTGTTTGTGGCGGTGTCCGCCATCAGCCGGCAGATCCAGCGGCTGGAAACCCGGCTGGGTATGCCGCTGTTTGAGCGCAGCACCCGCGGCATGATATTGAACGACGCCGGGCACATTCTGGCGAATCATGTGCGGCGCAGTATGGCCGACATGGAACTGGCGATGGCGGAAATCGAAGGCATGAAGTCGGCGCGCCAGACTACCCTGCGGGTGGTGTGCACCGATGGTCTGGCGCTCAACCTACTGCCGGCCCTCATGTCGCGCTTTCGCGAACAGCACCCGCGCGTCAATTTTTACCTGACGGTCGGCAGCGCCCGGCAGGTGCCGGAGCTGCTGCGTAACGGCGAATGCGACGTCGCCATCAAGTTCAGTCTGGCGCCGGAGCATGGTGTGGAGGTGTTGGCGTCGTTTCCGGCGCCGGTGCTGGTGTTTATGGCGGCGGACCACCCGCTGGCCAACCGGGATTTCCAACTGGCGGATCTCAACGCCTGGCCGGTGGTGTTGCCGGATCAGTCCGCCACCATTCGGCAACTGTTTGATCTCTCCTGCCGGATGAACAACGTCTTTATCGAACCGGTATTCACCTGTAATCACTTTTCTTCATTGTACGAGTATGTGCGCAACACGCCGGCGGCGGTCAGCGTGTGCAGTCATTTCTCCATTCTGTGCAGCGCCCGGCGCGACGGCCTGACGATGAAGGCGGTCAATCTGGATCAACTGAGCCAGCGCACGCTGCAACTGCAAACCGAAATGGGGAAACCCCGCACCGCCATTCTCAACAGCTTTTTTACCTTCCTGAAGCAGGCGTTGCAGCAATATGACCTGCAATGCCGGCAGGATTTCGGGCTGCCGCTGCGTTGA
- a CDS encoding 1-aminocyclopropane-1-carboxylate deaminase: MNLEKFPRHPLTFGPSPITPMKRLSEYLGGDVEIYAKREDCNSGLAFGGNKTRKLEYLIPEALAQGCDTLVSIGGVQSNQTRQVAAVAAHLGMKCILVQENWVNYADAVYDRVGNIELSRIMGADVRLDPAGFDIGIRESWKQAMDEAAQNGGKPFPIPAGCSEHPYGGLGFVGFAEEVRQQEKELGFKFDYIVVCSVTGSTQAGMVVGFAADGRSRNVIGIDASAKPEKTKAQILRIAQNTAGLVELGREITEEDVVLDTRYGGPEYGLPNDGTLEAIRLCARLEGVLTDPVYEGKSMHGMIDMVRNGEFPKGSKVLYAHLGGAPALSAYSYIFRNG; encoded by the coding sequence ATGAACCTGGAAAAATTTCCGCGTCACCCCTTAACCTTCGGACCGTCGCCGATTACCCCGATGAAACGCCTGAGTGAATACCTGGGCGGTGATGTGGAGATCTACGCCAAGCGTGAAGACTGCAACAGCGGTCTGGCGTTCGGCGGCAACAAGACCCGCAAGCTGGAGTACCTGATTCCGGAAGCGCTGGCGCAAGGCTGCGACACGCTGGTGTCGATTGGCGGCGTGCAGTCGAACCAGACCCGTCAGGTGGCCGCCGTCGCCGCGCATCTGGGCATGAAATGTATTCTGGTACAGGAAAACTGGGTGAATTACGCCGACGCGGTGTACGACCGGGTGGGTAATATCGAGCTGTCGCGCATTATGGGCGCCGACGTGCGTCTCGATCCGGCCGGTTTCGACATCGGCATCCGCGAAAGCTGGAAGCAGGCGATGGACGAAGCGGCGCAGAACGGCGGCAAACCGTTCCCGATCCCGGCCGGCTGCTCCGAGCACCCTTACGGCGGTCTGGGTTTTGTTGGCTTCGCTGAAGAAGTGCGCCAGCAGGAAAAAGAGCTGGGCTTCAAATTTGACTACATCGTGGTGTGCTCGGTAACCGGCAGCACCCAGGCCGGCATGGTGGTAGGGTTTGCCGCCGACGGCCGTTCCCGCAATGTGATCGGCATTGACGCCTCCGCCAAGCCGGAAAAAACCAAGGCGCAGATCCTGCGCATCGCGCAGAACACCGCCGGGCTGGTGGAGCTGGGCCGCGAGATCACTGAAGAAGACGTGGTGCTGGATACCCGCTACGGCGGCCCGGAATACGGCTTGCCGAACGACGGCACGCTGGAAGCGATTCGCCTGTGCGCGCGTCTGGAAGGGGTGCTGACCGACCCGGTGTATGAAGGCAAGTCGATGCACGGCATGATCGACATGGTGCGCAACGGCGAATTCCCGAAAGGCTCCAAAGTGCTCTACGCCCACCTCGGCGGCGCGCCGGCATTGAGCGCTTACAGCTATATTTTCCGCAATGGCTGA